From Cellulomonas dongxiuzhuiae, the proteins below share one genomic window:
- a CDS encoding endonuclease/exonuclease/phosphatase family protein, which yields MPLDRFTVATVNLFNLQLPGRPMNPGQAPWTESEYARKTAWLAERLRDLRADVVGLQELWHRDALVAALERADLDDDYDVVADTATGGRITCAALVRRGLLHGTPQWVADFPSAVRLHASDTHDPQAPEIDVRVRRFSRPVLRFAVAPRADRPPVEVAVVHLKSKVPTRVDREAWYRDDPDTFSPHVEALGAAISTIRRTAEAAALRVVLTDLMKGSDTPVVVLGDVNDGQHSNTVNILTGQPRYLVGDARGGTDAGLYTAQTLQEYRDTRDVYYTHVHEDLRESLDHVLVSEQLYDNSRRRVWLFDGLTIVNDHLSAPDHRADGSGDHGLVRVAFRWAPAAA from the coding sequence ATGCCGCTGGACCGCTTCACCGTCGCGACCGTCAACCTGTTCAACCTGCAGCTGCCGGGCCGGCCCATGAACCCGGGCCAGGCGCCGTGGACCGAGAGTGAGTACGCCCGCAAGACCGCGTGGCTCGCCGAGCGGCTGCGCGACCTGCGGGCCGACGTGGTCGGCCTGCAGGAGCTGTGGCACCGCGACGCGCTCGTCGCGGCCCTGGAGCGCGCCGATCTCGACGACGACTACGACGTCGTCGCGGACACGGCGACGGGCGGACGCATCACGTGCGCCGCGCTCGTGCGGCGCGGGCTGCTGCACGGCACGCCGCAGTGGGTCGCGGACTTCCCGTCCGCCGTCCGGCTGCACGCCTCGGACACCCACGACCCGCAGGCACCCGAGATCGACGTGCGCGTCCGGCGGTTCTCACGCCCCGTGCTGCGGTTCGCGGTGGCCCCGCGCGCGGACCGTCCGCCCGTGGAGGTCGCGGTCGTGCACCTCAAGTCCAAGGTCCCGACGCGGGTCGACCGCGAGGCCTGGTACCGCGACGACCCGGACACGTTCAGCCCGCACGTCGAGGCGCTCGGCGCCGCGATCTCGACGATCCGCCGGACCGCGGAGGCGGCGGCGCTGCGGGTCGTCCTCACCGACCTCATGAAGGGCAGCGACACGCCCGTGGTCGTGCTCGGCGACGTCAACGACGGCCAGCACAGCAACACGGTGAACATCCTCACGGGCCAGCCGCGCTACCTCGTCGGCGACGCCCGTGGCGGCACCGACGCCGGGCTCTACACCGCCCAGACGCTCCAGGAGTACCGCGACACCCGCGACGTGTACTACACCCACGTGCACGAGGACCTGCGCGAGTCGCTCGACCACGTCCTGGTCAGCGAGCAGCTCTACGACAACAGCCGGCGCCGGGTGTGGCTGTTCGACGGCCTCACGATCGTCAACGACCACCTGAGCGCGCCCGACCACCGCGCGGACGGCTCCGGCGACCACGGCCTGGTGCGCGTGGCGTTCCGGTGGGCACCCGCCGCCGCGTGA
- a CDS encoding YajQ family cyclic di-GMP-binding protein: protein MASESSFDVVSKVDRQEVDNALNQAAKEITQRYDFKGVGASIAWSGDSVLMVANSPERVLAVLDVFQTKLIKRGISLKALDTGENEPQPSGKEYRLSGAIKEGLSTEIAKKLAKIVRDEGPKGVKTQIQGDELRVTAKSRDDLQTVIALLKGADVDAALQFVNYR, encoded by the coding sequence ATGGCGAGCGAGTCGTCGTTCGACGTCGTCAGCAAGGTCGACCGCCAGGAGGTCGACAACGCGCTGAACCAGGCCGCGAAGGAGATCACGCAGCGCTACGACTTCAAGGGGGTCGGTGCGTCCATCGCCTGGAGCGGAGACAGCGTCCTGATGGTCGCGAACTCCCCCGAGCGGGTGCTCGCGGTGCTCGACGTCTTCCAGACCAAGCTCATCAAGCGCGGCATCTCCCTCAAGGCCCTCGACACGGGCGAGAACGAGCCGCAGCCGTCGGGCAAGGAGTACCGGCTGTCCGGGGCCATCAAGGAGGGCCTGAGCACCGAGATCGCCAAGAAGCTCGCGAAGATCGTGCGCGACGAGGGGCCCAAGGGCGTCAAGACGCAGATCCAGGGCGACGAGCTGCGGGTGACCGCGAAGAGCCGGGACGACCTGCAGACGGTCATCGCACTGCTCAAGGGCGCCGACGTCGACGCCGCCCTGCAGTTCGTCAACTACCGGTAG
- the nuoN gene encoding NADH-quinone oxidoreductase subunit NuoN: MSGFTAPEIAWGPMVPVLVVLLAAVVGVLVEAFVPAARRRTVQLVLTLASLAGALLAVAALWSGVERTGGTDVLGGSLVVDGPTLVLQATIVLLALLSTLIFADRVAGGEDAFAPSAAAVPGSDYEELARSKGLRQTEVFPLLLFATGGMMIFPATTDLLTLFVALEVLSLPLYLLSGMGRRRRLLSQEASMKYFLLGAFISAVMLFGIGLLYGYAGSLRYADIAAATATPNGLEGLLVVGALLLLAGLFFKVGAVPFHMWTPDVYQGAPTPVTAFMAACTKVAAFGALLRVVYGMLPGMAWDLEVVLWVVAILTMVVGTVAALVQTDVKRLLAYSSIAHAGFVLTGVVALEDSGITAVLFYLLAYGAATVGAFGLVSLVREQGTGADGAPAVLGEATRLPQWAGLGRSHPVVAVTFTLFLLSFAGIPLTAGFVGKFAVFSAAVEGGAWQLALVGVLASAAAAFFYVRIIVLMFFTESHDGTDADHTEVSSLASGTTAPPAGGADPVRVPVAVATAEAERTTRTVAVGGEGLTVVAVAVCAAITVVLGVAPSPVLDAIASVAVLLP, translated from the coding sequence GTGAGCGGCTTCACCGCCCCCGAGATCGCGTGGGGGCCGATGGTCCCCGTGCTGGTCGTGCTGCTGGCGGCCGTCGTCGGCGTGCTGGTCGAGGCGTTCGTGCCCGCCGCGCGTCGCCGCACCGTGCAGCTCGTCCTGACCCTCGCGTCGCTCGCCGGCGCGCTGCTGGCGGTCGCCGCGCTGTGGTCGGGCGTCGAGCGGACGGGCGGCACCGACGTGCTGGGCGGCTCGCTGGTCGTCGACGGCCCGACGCTCGTGCTGCAGGCCACGATCGTGCTGCTCGCGCTGCTGTCGACGCTGATCTTCGCCGACCGCGTCGCGGGCGGTGAGGACGCGTTCGCGCCGTCCGCAGCCGCGGTCCCGGGCTCGGACTACGAGGAGCTCGCGCGGAGCAAGGGCCTGCGGCAGACCGAGGTCTTCCCGCTCCTGCTGTTCGCCACCGGCGGCATGATGATCTTCCCCGCGACGACCGACCTGCTGACGCTCTTCGTCGCGCTCGAGGTGCTCTCGCTCCCGCTGTACCTGCTGTCCGGCATGGGTCGGCGCCGACGCCTGCTGTCGCAGGAGGCGTCGATGAAGTACTTCCTGCTGGGCGCGTTCATCTCGGCGGTCATGCTGTTCGGCATCGGCCTGCTCTACGGCTACGCCGGCTCGCTGCGGTACGCCGACATCGCGGCGGCCACCGCGACGCCGAACGGGCTCGAGGGCCTGCTCGTCGTCGGTGCGCTGCTGCTGCTCGCCGGGCTGTTCTTCAAGGTCGGCGCGGTGCCGTTCCACATGTGGACGCCCGACGTCTACCAGGGCGCCCCGACGCCCGTGACAGCCTTCATGGCCGCCTGCACCAAGGTCGCGGCCTTCGGCGCCCTGCTGCGCGTCGTCTACGGCATGCTGCCGGGGATGGCCTGGGACCTCGAGGTCGTCCTGTGGGTCGTGGCGATCCTCACGATGGTCGTCGGGACGGTCGCGGCCCTCGTGCAGACCGACGTCAAGCGTCTGCTCGCGTACTCGTCGATCGCGCACGCCGGCTTCGTCCTGACGGGTGTCGTCGCGCTCGAGGACTCCGGCATCACGGCCGTGCTGTTCTACCTGCTGGCGTACGGCGCGGCCACGGTGGGCGCGTTCGGGCTCGTGTCGCTCGTGCGCGAGCAGGGCACCGGCGCCGACGGCGCCCCGGCCGTGCTCGGCGAGGCCACGCGCCTGCCGCAGTGGGCGGGGCTGGGACGCTCGCACCCGGTGGTGGCCGTCACGTTCACGCTCTTCCTGCTGTCGTTCGCCGGCATCCCGCTCACCGCGGGCTTCGTCGGCAAGTTCGCGGTGTTCTCCGCGGCGGTGGAGGGCGGGGCGTGGCAGCTGGCGCTGGTCGGCGTGCTCGCCTCGGCCGCGGCGGCGTTCTTCTACGTCCGCATCATCGTGCTCATGTTCTTCACGGAGAGCCACGACGGGACCGACGCGGACCACACCGAGGTCTCCTCGCTCGCGTCCGGCACCACCGCGCCGCCGGCCGGCGGCGCCGACCCGGTCCGTGTCCCGGTGGCGGTCGCGACGGCCGAGGCCGAGCGGACCACGCGCACGGTCGCGGTGGGTGGCGAGGGTCTGACGGTCGTCGCCGTCGCGGTGTGCGCGGCGATCACGGTCGTGCTCGGCGTCGCGCCGTCGCCCGTGCTCGACGCGATCGCGTCGGTGGCGGTCCTGCTGCCGTGA
- a CDS encoding polyprenyl synthetase family protein, translated as MTTALALPLHDAALAERLTGRLRLVEELLRDAVSYADPIAHDASRHLVDAGGKRLRPLLTLLTAELGDGNRREVVDAAAVVELTHLATLYHDDVMDSAPLRRGAPSAHEVWGNSVAILTGDLLFARASSIVSGLGPEAVRIQAQTFERLCLGQLHETVGPRPDEDPVEHYLQVLADKTASLIATSARFGAMFAGCRPDEVRTVTQFGETIGVAFQLADDVIDLTSDGTVTGKTPGTDLREGVPTMPALLLRSRAASGPAGSADREVVALLDSDLSDDGDLAVAVAALREHEVVAVTRRRAVELARQAVTELAPLPPGAVKDALVAFADALVDRAS; from the coding sequence GTGACGACCGCCCTCGCCCTGCCCCTGCACGACGCCGCGCTCGCCGAGCGCCTCACGGGGCGCCTCCGGCTCGTCGAGGAGCTGCTGCGTGACGCGGTCTCGTACGCCGACCCGATCGCCCACGACGCGTCCCGGCACCTCGTCGACGCCGGCGGCAAGCGGCTGCGTCCGCTGCTGACGCTCCTGACGGCCGAGCTCGGCGACGGCAACCGGCGCGAGGTCGTCGACGCCGCGGCCGTCGTCGAGCTCACGCACCTCGCGACGCTCTACCACGACGACGTCATGGACTCCGCACCGCTGCGCCGCGGGGCACCCTCGGCGCACGAGGTGTGGGGCAACTCGGTGGCCATCCTCACCGGTGACCTGCTGTTCGCCCGCGCGTCGTCCATCGTCTCGGGCCTCGGCCCGGAGGCCGTGCGGATCCAGGCGCAGACGTTCGAGCGGCTGTGCCTCGGGCAGCTCCACGAGACGGTCGGGCCGCGGCCCGACGAGGACCCCGTCGAGCATTACCTCCAGGTGCTCGCGGACAAGACGGCGTCGCTCATCGCGACCTCCGCACGGTTCGGTGCGATGTTCGCCGGCTGCCGGCCGGACGAGGTGCGCACGGTCACGCAGTTCGGCGAGACCATCGGCGTCGCGTTCCAGCTCGCGGACGACGTCATCGACCTCACCTCCGACGGCACCGTCACCGGCAAGACCCCCGGCACCGACCTGCGCGAGGGCGTGCCGACGATGCCGGCGCTGCTGCTGCGCTCGCGTGCCGCGTCGGGGCCTGCCGGCTCGGCCGACCGGGAGGTCGTGGCGCTCCTGGACTCCGACCTGAGCGACGACGGCGACCTCGCGGTCGCCGTCGCAGCGCTGCGTGAGCACGAGGTCGTCGCCGTCACCCGCCGTCGCGCCGTCGAGCTGGCGCGCCAGGCCGTCACGGAGCTGGCGCCGCTGCCGCCCGGCGCCGTGAAGGACGCCCTGGTCGCGTTCGCCGACGCCCTCGTCGACCGCGCGTCGTGA
- a CDS encoding PP2C family protein-serine/threonine phosphatase, protein MVAGVRLRYGVATDQAARETNEDTASASDGLFLVADGMGGHEAGEVASRVAVDVVARLAGTTPTMDDVTRVVREAHSAVRELPAEGQRRPGTTLTGVVVTEHAGVPCWLVLNVGDSRTYRMAGGMLEQVTQDHSEVAELVEQGLVAVEDAARHPRRHVVTRVLGGAASRVDPDLRMFPVSPGDRMVMCSDGLTEALSDARVQAVLRTERHPRAAADRLVREALAAGAQDNVTVVVVDAVAVTREPGAATGADVAR, encoded by the coding sequence ATGGTTGCGGGCGTCCGGCTGCGGTACGGCGTCGCCACCGACCAGGCGGCGCGGGAGACCAACGAGGACACGGCGTCGGCGTCGGACGGGTTGTTCCTCGTCGCCGACGGCATGGGTGGGCACGAGGCCGGCGAGGTCGCGTCGCGCGTCGCCGTGGACGTCGTGGCCCGGCTCGCCGGGACGACCCCGACCATGGACGACGTCACGCGCGTCGTGCGCGAGGCCCACAGCGCCGTCCGGGAGCTGCCCGCGGAGGGGCAGCGGCGTCCCGGGACGACGCTCACGGGTGTCGTCGTCACCGAGCACGCGGGCGTGCCGTGCTGGCTCGTCCTCAACGTCGGCGACTCGCGCACGTACCGCATGGCGGGCGGCATGCTCGAGCAGGTCACGCAGGACCACTCGGAGGTGGCCGAGCTCGTCGAGCAGGGGCTGGTCGCGGTCGAGGACGCCGCGCGCCACCCTCGGCGGCACGTCGTGACGCGGGTGCTGGGCGGCGCCGCGTCCCGTGTGGACCCCGACCTGCGGATGTTCCCGGTCAGCCCCGGCGACCGCATGGTGATGTGCTCCGACGGCCTGACGGAGGCGCTGTCCGACGCGCGCGTCCAGGCGGTGCTGCGCACCGAGCGGCACCCGCGGGCCGCCGCCGACCGCCTCGTGCGCGAGGCGCTCGCCGCCGGTGCGCAGGACAACGTGACCGTCGTGGTCGTGGACGCGGTGGCCGTCACCCGGGAACCGGGCGCGGCCACGGGCGCCGACGTGGCACGATGA
- the htpX gene encoding zinc metalloprotease HtpX — MGHRHYNGLKTAALFGALWVVLLGIGWLVGGARYLWLFALLGVAMTAYSYWNSDKIAIRAMRARPVSELEQPVMYRIVRELSTAARQPMPRLYVSPTMAPNAFATGRNPQHAAVCCTDGILAILDERELRGVLGHELMHVYNRDILTSSVAAAVAGIITSLAHLALYLGGGDRRDGGNPLAALLMVFLAPLAATTVQLAISRTREFDADEDGARLTGDPLALASALRKLEAGTNARPLPQDRELVDVSHLMIANPFRGAGLARIFATHPPMPERIARLEAMAGGGITRY, encoded by the coding sequence ATGGGGCACCGGCACTACAACGGGCTGAAGACGGCGGCGCTGTTCGGCGCCCTGTGGGTGGTGCTGCTCGGGATCGGGTGGCTCGTCGGGGGCGCACGGTACCTGTGGCTCTTCGCCCTGCTGGGCGTGGCGATGACGGCGTACAGCTACTGGAACTCCGACAAGATCGCGATCCGCGCGATGCGCGCGCGGCCCGTCAGCGAGCTCGAGCAGCCGGTGATGTACCGGATCGTGCGTGAGCTGTCGACGGCGGCCCGCCAGCCCATGCCTCGGCTGTACGTGTCGCCGACGATGGCGCCGAACGCGTTCGCCACGGGGCGCAACCCGCAGCACGCCGCGGTCTGCTGCACCGACGGCATCCTGGCGATCCTCGACGAGCGCGAGCTGCGCGGCGTCCTGGGCCACGAGCTCATGCACGTCTACAACCGGGACATCCTCACGTCGTCGGTGGCCGCCGCGGTCGCGGGCATCATCACCTCGCTGGCGCACCTGGCGCTGTACCTCGGCGGCGGGGACCGACGCGACGGCGGCAACCCGCTCGCGGCCCTGCTGATGGTCTTCCTGGCGCCCCTCGCGGCGACGACGGTCCAGCTGGCGATCTCGCGCACGCGGGAGTTCGACGCCGACGAGGACGGCGCCCGGCTCACCGGGGACCCGCTGGCCCTCGCGTCGGCCCTGCGCAAGCTCGAGGCGGGCACGAACGCGCGCCCCCTGCCGCAGGACCGGGAGCTCGTCGACGTGTCGCACCTCATGATCGCGAACCCGTTCCGCGGCGCCGGGCTGGCGCGGATCTTCGCGACGCACCCCCCGATGCCCGAGCGCATCGCGCGCCTCGAGGCGATGGCGGGCGGCGGGATCACGCGGTACTGA
- the rarD gene encoding EamA family transporter RarD, with the protein MDAPAPGRRGGLAAGVGAYALWGALPLYFPLLTPSDPVEIIAHRVVWSLLFCLVLLQVTGTWRPFVTILRDRALLLRLTLAAVLLAVNWLVFVHGVTTGHVVDAALGYFINPLVTIALAVVVLKERLRTVQWVAVGCGVAAVVVLSVGYGRLPWIALVLAGSFGTYGLIKSRVGPRVTALPGLAAETTVLAPVAVLYLVWLHATGAGTFALDLHGLALVGTGVLTAVPLLLFNSAARRLPLTTVGLLQYLAPVLQLAIGVLVAGEQMPPARWWGFGLVWLALVVLTVDGLRHSRRPSPRAPTAA; encoded by the coding sequence GTGGACGCACCCGCCCCCGGTCGCCGCGGCGGCCTCGCCGCCGGCGTCGGCGCCTACGCGCTGTGGGGCGCCCTCCCCCTGTACTTCCCGCTGCTGACCCCCTCCGACCCGGTCGAGATCATCGCGCACCGCGTCGTGTGGTCGCTCCTGTTCTGCCTGGTCCTGCTGCAGGTCACCGGCACGTGGCGCCCCTTCGTCACGATCCTGCGGGACCGCGCGCTGCTCCTGCGGCTCACGCTCGCGGCCGTGCTCCTCGCGGTCAACTGGCTCGTGTTCGTCCACGGTGTGACCACCGGCCACGTCGTGGACGCGGCGCTGGGGTACTTCATCAACCCGCTCGTCACGATCGCGCTCGCGGTGGTCGTGCTCAAGGAGCGCCTGCGCACGGTGCAGTGGGTCGCGGTCGGCTGCGGCGTCGCCGCGGTCGTCGTGCTGTCGGTCGGCTACGGGCGCCTGCCGTGGATCGCCCTGGTGCTGGCGGGCAGCTTCGGCACCTACGGGCTCATCAAGAGCCGCGTCGGGCCGCGCGTCACCGCGCTGCCGGGACTGGCCGCCGAGACCACGGTCCTGGCGCCCGTCGCCGTGCTCTACCTCGTGTGGCTCCACGCCACGGGTGCCGGCACGTTCGCGCTCGACCTGCACGGCCTCGCGCTCGTCGGCACGGGCGTCCTCACGGCGGTGCCGCTGCTGCTGTTCAACTCGGCCGCGCGGCGCCTGCCGCTGACGACCGTGGGCCTGCTGCAGTACCTGGCACCGGTCCTGCAGCTGGCCATCGGCGTGCTGGTCGCGGGCGAGCAGATGCCCCCCGCCCGGTGGTGGGGCTTCGGGCTGGTGTGGCTCGCGCTCGTCGTGCTGACGGTGGACGGGCTGCGGCACTCGCGGCGGCCCTCGCCGCGCGCGCCGACCGCCGCCTGA
- a CDS encoding FAD-dependent oxidoreductase, producing MSTPTLRVAIVGAGPAGIYAADILSKTDLDVSIDLFERLPAPFGLVRYGVAPDHPRIKQIIVALHKVLERGDIRLLANVDYGTDLKLDDLRTFYDAVIFSTGSIRDADLPIPGIDLEGSYGAADFVSWYDGHPDVPRTWPLEATQVAVLGAGNVALDVARILAKHADDLLPTELPQNVYDILKANPVTDVHVFARRGPAQAKFSPLELRELGHVPDVDTVVYPEDFEFDEGSMAAIHSSNQTKQVVKTLTDWTLKEPEDLTASRRIHLHFLHKPVEVLGEDGHVVGLRTERTALNGDGNVTGTGQLHEWPVQAVYRAVGYFGSPLVDIPFDDVAGVIPNREGRVLDVDGDHLPGVYATGWIKRGPVGLIGHTKSDASETIRHLGEDVAAAGEAFYTATERDPQAVLDFLAQRGADTIEWSGWELLDAYERSLGEPHGRERVKVVPREHMVAVALGREVPQD from the coding sequence GTGAGCACCCCGACCCTGCGCGTCGCGATCGTCGGCGCCGGTCCGGCCGGCATCTACGCGGCCGACATCCTGTCGAAGACCGACCTCGACGTCAGCATCGACCTGTTCGAGCGGCTCCCGGCACCGTTCGGCCTCGTGCGCTACGGCGTGGCCCCCGACCACCCGCGGATCAAGCAGATCATCGTCGCGCTGCACAAGGTGCTCGAGCGCGGTGACATCCGCCTGCTCGCGAACGTCGACTACGGGACCGACCTCAAGCTCGACGACCTGCGCACCTTCTACGACGCGGTCATCTTCTCCACGGGCTCGATCCGCGACGCGGACCTGCCGATCCCGGGCATCGACCTCGAGGGCTCCTACGGTGCCGCCGACTTCGTCTCCTGGTACGACGGGCACCCCGACGTGCCGCGCACGTGGCCCCTGGAGGCCACGCAGGTCGCCGTGCTGGGCGCGGGCAACGTCGCGCTCGACGTGGCCCGCATCCTGGCCAAGCACGCCGACGACCTGCTGCCCACCGAGCTCCCGCAGAACGTCTACGACATCCTCAAGGCGAACCCGGTCACCGACGTCCACGTCTTCGCGCGTCGTGGCCCGGCCCAGGCCAAGTTCTCGCCGCTGGAGCTGCGCGAGCTCGGCCACGTGCCGGACGTCGACACGGTCGTCTACCCCGAGGACTTCGAGTTCGACGAGGGCTCGATGGCCGCGATCCACTCGAGCAACCAGACCAAGCAGGTCGTCAAGACGCTCACGGACTGGACCCTCAAGGAGCCCGAGGACCTCACGGCCTCGCGCCGCATCCACCTGCACTTCCTGCACAAGCCGGTCGAGGTGCTCGGCGAGGACGGCCACGTCGTCGGCCTGCGCACCGAGCGCACGGCGCTCAACGGCGACGGCAACGTCACCGGCACCGGCCAGCTCCACGAGTGGCCCGTCCAGGCCGTCTACCGCGCGGTCGGGTACTTCGGCTCGCCGCTCGTGGACATCCCGTTCGACGACGTCGCCGGGGTCATCCCCAACCGCGAGGGCCGCGTCCTCGACGTCGACGGCGACCACCTGCCGGGCGTGTACGCGACCGGGTGGATCAAGCGCGGCCCGGTCGGGCTCATCGGCCACACCAAGTCGGACGCCTCGGAGACGATCCGTCACCTCGGCGAGGACGTCGCGGCGGCGGGGGAGGCGTTCTACACGGCGACCGAGCGCGACCCGCAGGCGGTGCTCGACTTCCTCGCGCAGCGGGGAGCGGACACCATCGAGTGGTCCGGCTGGGAGCTCCTCGACGCGTACGAGCGGTCCCTGGGCGAGCCCCACGGCCGGGAGCGCGTCAAGGTCGTCCCGCGCGAGCACATGGTCGCGGTCGCGCTGGGGCGCGAGGTCCCGCAGGACTGA
- a CDS encoding RDD family protein gives MSTRASAPRCASCGMPLAPDAESCAVCGARVPLIARPATEDDDVPGDDDAPRAGGLAARRAAAGGTASRESVASAASPPAGGTASGLRPPSSHRADAPLTGSAPSLGPAPLPGAAPLPAPPVPTPPAAFDAAAAARDVRASARPTRPAPSRAADVPPPVGTRVLAYAIDVVAAAAAAGVGLLVVRLTDGGMVLLPALLGLLVAVAQVLAEGLGGATLGARLMGLRTVDERTGGVPGVWRALLRQLVVGAGTLACLVGNWVVAASAAWDSGPRRRGWHDKASGTTVVHAHASSARPARPAAAAGPQGAARPWTPSAPSGPAVPTAPVPAAPAPDASVDDFLFAPAPPAVPVLPPPASATTPVTPPLADLVPAAPAGATPRPAAGLPEVDLLPPPPAAVPGQGGARPAAGQAVAHALDEDLAELEHTRVRDPESLRRRTGTLALHFDTGERVRVVGRGLVGRGPRAEDGQDILHVVVLSDAARSLSRVHAEFGPEAATADEDSAIWVCDRGSTNGTVVIDPAGTARVLPANTRALVGAGWTVRLGDREARVEAD, from the coding sequence GTGAGCACCCGCGCCTCGGCCCCGCGCTGCGCATCGTGCGGCATGCCGCTCGCCCCCGACGCCGAGTCCTGCGCCGTCTGCGGGGCCCGGGTCCCGCTGATCGCGCGCCCCGCGACGGAGGACGACGACGTCCCGGGCGACGACGACGCCCCCCGTGCGGGCGGTCTGGCCGCGCGCCGGGCAGCCGCGGGCGGCACCGCGTCGCGGGAGAGCGTCGCATCCGCGGCCTCACCGCCTGCCGGTGGCACCGCGAGCGGTCTGCGCCCACCCTCGTCGCACCGCGCGGACGCCCCGCTCACGGGTTCTGCCCCGTCCCTGGGCCCCGCGCCGCTCCCCGGCGCTGCACCGCTCCCCGCACCGCCCGTGCCGACGCCGCCCGCCGCCTTCGACGCGGCCGCGGCCGCGCGTGACGTGCGGGCCTCGGCCCGACCGACGCGCCCCGCCCCGTCGCGCGCCGCGGACGTCCCGCCGCCCGTCGGGACGCGCGTGCTGGCGTACGCGATCGACGTCGTCGCCGCGGCGGCCGCGGCCGGCGTGGGGCTGCTCGTGGTCCGGCTCACCGACGGCGGGATGGTGCTGCTGCCCGCGCTGCTGGGCCTGCTGGTCGCCGTCGCGCAGGTGCTCGCGGAGGGCCTCGGTGGGGCGACGCTCGGGGCGCGCCTGATGGGCCTGCGGACCGTCGACGAGCGCACGGGCGGCGTCCCGGGCGTCTGGCGCGCGCTGCTCCGGCAGCTCGTGGTCGGTGCGGGGACCCTCGCCTGCCTCGTCGGCAACTGGGTCGTGGCAGCCTCGGCCGCGTGGGACTCCGGTCCGCGCCGTCGCGGGTGGCACGACAAGGCGTCGGGCACCACGGTGGTGCACGCGCACGCGTCGTCCGCACGTCCGGCCCGTCCCGCTGCGGCCGCCGGCCCGCAGGGCGCCGCGCGGCCGTGGACGCCCTCGGCGCCCTCGGGTCCCGCCGTCCCCACCGCCCCCGTCCCCGCCGCCCCTGCCCCCGACGCCTCCGTGGACGACTTCCTCTTCGCCCCCGCGCCGCCGGCCGTCCCGGTCCTGCCGCCGCCGGCGTCGGCGACGACGCCCGTGACGCCCCCGCTCGCCGACCTCGTCCCCGCGGCGCCCGCCGGGGCCACCCCGCGGCCCGCTGCCGGGCTGCCCGAGGTCGATCTGCTGCCCCCGCCCCCCGCTGCGGTCCCGGGGCAGGGCGGCGCGCGTCCGGCCGCCGGGCAGGCCGTGGCGCACGCGCTGGACGAGGACCTCGCGGAGCTCGAGCACACGCGCGTGCGGGACCCGGAGTCCCTGCGCCGCCGCACCGGCACCCTCGCGCTGCACTTCGACACCGGTGAGCGCGTGCGCGTCGTGGGTCGCGGCCTCGTGGGCCGTGGGCCACGGGCCGAGGACGGCCAGGACATCCTGCACGTGGTCGTGCTGAGCGATGCCGCGCGGTCGCTCTCGCGCGTGCACGCCGAGTTCGGCCCCGAGGCGGCGACGGCCGACGAGGACTCCGCCATCTGGGTGTGCGACCGCGGCTCCACCAACGGCACGGTCGTCATCGACCCTGCGGGCACGGCCCGCGTGCTGCCGGCGAACACCCGGGCCCTCGTCGGCGCCGGCTGGACCGTGCGCCTGGGCGACCGTGAGGCGCGCGTCGAGGCCGACTGA